Part of the Caloranaerobacter sp. TR13 genome is shown below.
TTTATCATAGCCACAAATAATTATAACCTATAATTATAAGCAATTCACATAATCATTTTTCCGCCAATTGTAGCCCACATTTAAATGTAGGCTACACAATTTACGTACACTAATACCAACGGATTATAGGCTGTACACTTAAATCTCAAATTTATCTATTAGCAAATCAAATTTTTTATCTTCACCATAATAGTACATATAACTACTATAAACATACTCATCTACTCTATTAACTAAATTACTTCTGATTGGATTATTGTGAATGTATTCAATGGTCTTTATTATTTGGTTAGGGTTTCTGATTGCATTATCATAAAATTTTCTCTGCCAAATTTGTCCATGATTATCATAGATTTTGTTATACATTCTCGAAAAATTTCCTTTTATTCTCTTCATTATTTCAGATATGTTTTTATTAGCACAAGGATGTATAATAATATGTACATGGTCAGGCATAATAACAAAACCATAAACATTAAAGTCATATATATATTTAAGATAGGTTACTACTACAATGAAAAGTTCACATGCTATTTTATCATTAAAAATTTCTTTTCTGTTATGGGTTACTGTTGTTATAAAATAGCACATATTATCTTCATAATACCTTTTCATTTTATAATTCTCCAATCATTAAATTTAAATCATTTTTTCATAAACGACATAGACAGCTCACAATTCATTGTGAGCAAACAATTTATTGTGACAATTACACCACTATATCATACTTGCTGTTTTCAAATATCAACAATATTATTACCCTGTAGCCCACAATTAATTGTGGGCTACGATGTTTTTGGTGTTGTTTTCCAAATGATGTTTTACATAATCTTTTACATATGTAATAGCATCATAGGTCACTCTTCTATTTTGTCTACAGCCTGTATCGTAGGTCACAATTAATTGTAAACTACGATTAATATATGCCTTTTCGATAGGTCACATTGAAATGTGACCTGCATATCTACATCTTTATCTAGATTATTCTATGTAATTCTCATATATCCTCTAATAATTTACATTTTTCTTTATAATCCAATGGTTGTAGTTGTAGCTCACATTTAAATATTGGCTACAGAAATCGCTAAAAGAATAAATAGAACATATTGGGGAATTGTCGATAAAATAAGGCGCTTAAGGCAAGAAGGAAAGCTTTAATACACAAAGACAATTGTAGCTTACATCTAATAAGATTGTAATATGGTTGTAGTTTTAGTATGAAGATTATAGATTATAATAGATTGTAGTAATAAATTGTAGCCCACATTTAAATGTGGGCTACAGATTATTTTACTTATTATCTTAATAATTGAAGTACTCCTTGAGGCATTTGATTTGCTTGCGGTTTATCAATCACCTTTCGATGACTGCCAGACTATATCTTCACCCAAAATTAATTGCCTATTGTAAACAATCAATTTTGGGGCTGGGCACTTCGGGGAAGCCTCATCCCCTACGGACCTCATCACCATATAATTGTCAATTGACAATTACTTAGGTGGTACGTCCTAGTCGTTGAACCTTCTCCATCCTTTCGGAACAGGAGCTCGGCTGCTGATCATCCAATCCACTCTGCTTTTTAACCTATCACGCTTACCCTTTCGGATTACGTTGTAGGGAGAGTGGCTCTAAGGAAGTTCCAGAAATTCACCCAGTGATAATCTTAAGAGTTGCCTCTTAAGACGCCCTCAAATCTCTACCTAAGAAGTTGTAAAACTCCACTTGGCATCTGATTTGCTTGAGCTAACATTGCAGTTGCTGCTTGTTGTAGAATGTTATTCTTAGTGAATTCCATCATTTCTTTAGCCATGTCTACGTCTCTAATTCTTGATTCTGATGCTGTTAAGTTTTCTGAAGCTGTTCCTAAGTTGTTGATTGTGTGTTCTAATCTGTTTTGATATGCACCAAGTTTAGCACGTTCAGACGATACTGTCTGCAAAGCACTATCGATCTTAGTTATAGCTGAAGATGCACCTGTAGTAGTAGATACATCTAAATTAGAAACATTCAAATTAGTTGAATCCATTGCATTTATATTGATACTCATCTCTTGCCCTTCATTAGCACCTATCTGCATAGTTAACTGATTACTGATATAAATTTTACTTCCAGATACTGTTGCTGTTGTAGTACTTCCTTCATCTGCTTGCAATGTGAACGTTAATCCTTCAAATCCTCCAGTACCTCCAGTAACAGTAACAGTATTTCCATAGTATGAGAAAGTAGCTTCACCAGCAGTAGCTAAGCCTGATGCATTTGTTCCATCAGAACCATTTCTTGAAACTGAAGTATCTATATCATTTGTTGCAGTACCAGCAGTAAAGTCTGTAGCTCCATCTAAGCTACCAGCAGTTTTTTCAGCTACAGTAAATGTTTGGTCAGC
Proteins encoded:
- a CDS encoding REP-associated tyrosine transposase, which codes for MKRYYEDNMCYFITTVTHNRKEIFNDKIACELFIVVVTYLKYIYDFNVYGFVIMPDHVHIIIHPCANKNISEIMKRIKGNFSRMYNKIYDNHGQIWQRKFYDNAIRNPNQIIKTIEYIHNNPIRSNLVNRVDEYVYSSYMYYYGEDKKFDLLIDKFEI